In Streptomyces sclerotialus, one genomic interval encodes:
- a CDS encoding NUDIX hydrolase, producing the protein MTRAQETARGAYDQDAYGRRTDGQGAYGQQTAGAGAAAGDVRITTEGLPAWLRPVADAAATVQPHQLSRFLPPATGGRQSAVLILFGEGARGPELLLMERAGTLRSHAGQPSFPGGSLDPEDGDPDGDGPLRAALREAWEETGLDPSGVQLFGVLPRLYIPVSGFVVTPVLGWWREPSPVGVVDQAETARVFTVPVADLTDPAHRVTSRHPSGHVGPAFTVEGALVWGFTAGLIDRILHYAGWEVPWDRDKQVPLDWRS; encoded by the coding sequence ATGACGAGAGCACAGGAGACGGCACGTGGGGCGTACGACCAGGACGCCTACGGACGGCGGACGGACGGACAGGGAGCGTACGGACAGCAGACGGCCGGCGCGGGGGCGGCCGCCGGGGACGTGCGCATCACGACCGAGGGCCTGCCGGCATGGCTGCGCCCGGTGGCCGACGCGGCGGCGACGGTCCAGCCGCACCAGCTGAGCCGCTTCCTGCCGCCCGCGACGGGCGGCCGGCAGTCCGCCGTGCTGATCCTCTTCGGGGAGGGCGCCCGCGGCCCCGAGCTGCTCCTCATGGAGCGCGCCGGGACGCTGCGCTCGCATGCGGGCCAGCCGTCCTTCCCCGGCGGCTCGCTGGACCCGGAGGACGGTGACCCGGACGGTGACGGCCCACTGCGGGCGGCGCTGCGCGAGGCTTGGGAGGAGACCGGCCTGGACCCGTCGGGCGTGCAGCTCTTCGGAGTGCTGCCCCGGCTCTACATCCCGGTGAGCGGCTTCGTGGTGACGCCGGTGCTCGGCTGGTGGCGCGAGCCCAGCCCGGTCGGCGTGGTCGACCAGGCGGAGACGGCCCGGGTGTTCACGGTTCCCGTGGCCGATCTCACGGACCCCGCGCACCGCGTGACGTCCCGCCACCCGAGTGGCCACGTCGGCCCGGCCTTCACGGTCGAAGGGGCTCTGGTCTGGGGTTTCACCGCCGGGCTCATCGACCGCATCCTGCATTACGCGGGGTGGGAAGTGCCCTGGGACCGGGACAAGCAGGTCCCGCTCGACTGGCGCTCGTGA
- a CDS encoding Crp/Fnr family transcriptional regulator, giving the protein MDDVLRRAPLFAALDDEQAAELRASMTEVTLARGDALFHEGDPGDRLYVVTDGKVKLHRTSPDGRENMLAVLGPGELIGELSLFDPGPRTATGTALTEVKLLGLGHGDLQPWLNARPEVATALLRAVARRLRKTNDQMSDLVFSDVPGRVARALLDLSRRFGVQSEEGIHVVHDLTQEELAQLVGASRETVNKALADFAGRGWLRLEARAVILLDVERLAKRSR; this is encoded by the coding sequence GTGGACGACGTTCTGCGGCGCGCACCGCTCTTCGCGGCGCTCGATGACGAGCAGGCTGCCGAGCTGCGTGCCTCGATGACCGAGGTCACGCTTGCCCGTGGTGACGCCCTGTTCCACGAAGGGGACCCGGGCGACCGCCTGTACGTGGTCACCGACGGCAAGGTGAAGCTGCACCGCACCTCCCCCGACGGCCGCGAGAACATGCTCGCCGTCCTCGGTCCCGGTGAGCTCATCGGTGAGCTGTCCCTCTTCGACCCGGGCCCGCGCACGGCCACGGGCACCGCGCTCACCGAGGTGAAGCTGCTGGGTCTGGGCCACGGCGACCTCCAGCCCTGGCTGAACGCCCGCCCGGAGGTGGCCACGGCACTGCTGCGCGCCGTCGCCCGCCGGCTGCGCAAGACCAACGACCAGATGTCCGACCTGGTCTTCTCCGACGTCCCCGGCCGTGTGGCGCGCGCCCTCCTGGACCTCTCGCGCCGCTTCGGCGTGCAGTCCGAGGAAGGCATCCACGTCGTCCACGACCTGACGCAGGAGGAGCTGGCCCAGCTGGTCGGCGCCTCCCGGGAGACCGTCAACAAGGCGCTCGCGGACTTCGCCGGCCGTGGCTGGCTGCGTCTGGAGGCCCGCGCGGTGATCCTCCTGGACGTCGAGCGCCTCGCGAAGCGTTCCCGCTGA
- a CDS encoding RidA family protein translates to MSQVEDKIESLGLKLPDVVPPLAAYQPAVRSGNYVFTSGQLPMVDGALPATGKVGAEVGAEQAKELAGVCALNALAAVKSVTGDLDKIVRVVKVVGFVASAPDFTGQPGVVNGASELLGEILGDKGVHARSAVGVAVLPVDAPVEVEIQVEIAD, encoded by the coding sequence ATGAGCCAGGTCGAGGACAAGATCGAGTCGCTCGGCCTGAAGCTCCCCGACGTCGTGCCGCCGCTGGCCGCCTACCAGCCGGCCGTGCGCTCCGGGAACTACGTGTTCACCTCCGGCCAGCTGCCGATGGTGGACGGTGCCCTGCCCGCCACCGGCAAGGTCGGCGCCGAGGTCGGTGCCGAGCAGGCCAAGGAGCTGGCCGGCGTCTGCGCGCTCAACGCGCTGGCCGCCGTGAAGTCCGTGACCGGCGACCTGGACAAGATCGTCCGGGTCGTGAAGGTCGTCGGCTTCGTGGCGTCCGCGCCGGACTTCACCGGCCAGCCCGGCGTCGTCAACGGCGCGAGCGAGCTGCTCGGCGAGATCCTCGGCGACAAGGGCGTGCACGCCCGCTCCGCCGTGGGCGTGGCGGTCCTGCCGGTCGACGCGCCGGTCGAGGTCGAGATCCAGGTCGAGATCGCGGACTGA
- a CDS encoding ArsA family ATPase codes for MSRLHVVSGKGGTGKTTVAAALALALATEGRRTLLVEVEGRQGIAQVFETEALPYEERKIAVAPDSAGASRSDSSRGGGGRRAGEVHALAIDAERALLDYLQMFYKLGGAGRALKKLGAIDFATTIAPGLRDVLLTGKACEAVRRKDKHGRFVYDAVVMDAPPTGRITRFLNVNDEVAGLAKIGPIHNQAQAVMRVLKSPETAVHLVTLLEEMPVQETVDGVAELRAAGLPVGGVVINMVRPPVLDPDEVDLAANGARAGIAAALSSAGLGGARRGDDKEGRRAAPPAGAVAGDGRVERLIDPLLEQAREHAERVALERAEHTEITGLGLPTYELEQLPEGVDLAGLYRLARDLRTQGPI; via the coding sequence GTGAGCAGGCTCCATGTCGTCAGCGGCAAGGGCGGTACCGGCAAGACCACGGTCGCCGCCGCCCTCGCCCTCGCCCTGGCCACGGAGGGACGGCGCACCCTCCTGGTCGAGGTCGAGGGCCGGCAGGGCATTGCCCAAGTGTTCGAGACCGAGGCGCTGCCCTATGAGGAGCGCAAGATCGCCGTAGCTCCTGATTCAGCAGGGGCATCGCGCAGCGATTCCTCCCGGGGCGGTGGCGGGAGACGGGCGGGCGAGGTGCACGCGCTGGCCATCGATGCCGAGCGCGCGCTGCTGGACTACCTCCAGATGTTCTACAAACTCGGCGGTGCCGGGCGCGCCCTCAAGAAGCTCGGCGCCATCGACTTCGCCACGACCATCGCGCCGGGTCTGCGGGACGTCCTGCTGACCGGCAAGGCGTGCGAGGCCGTCCGCAGGAAGGACAAGCACGGGCGCTTCGTGTACGACGCGGTCGTCATGGACGCGCCGCCCACGGGCCGCATCACGCGCTTCCTGAACGTCAACGACGAGGTGGCCGGGCTGGCCAAGATAGGGCCGATCCACAATCAGGCGCAGGCCGTGATGCGGGTGCTGAAGTCGCCGGAGACGGCCGTCCACCTGGTGACGCTGCTGGAGGAGATGCCGGTCCAGGAGACCGTGGACGGCGTCGCCGAACTGCGCGCCGCCGGCCTCCCGGTGGGCGGCGTGGTCATCAACATGGTCCGGCCGCCCGTGCTCGACCCCGACGAGGTGGACCTGGCAGCGAACGGCGCCCGCGCGGGCATCGCCGCGGCGCTGTCCAGCGCGGGCCTGGGCGGGGCGCGCCGTGGCGACGACAAGGAGGGGCGGCGCGCAGCGCCTCCTGCCGGGGCGGTGGCGGGAGACGGGCGGGTGGAACGGCTCATCGATCCGCTGCTGGAGCAGGCCCGCGAGCACGCCGAGCGGGTCGCGCTGGAGCGAGCGGAACACACCGAGATCACCGGGCTCGGGCTGCCCACGTACGAACTGGAGCAGCTCCCCGAGGGCGTCGACCTCGCGGGGCTCTACCGGCTGGCCCGGGACCTGCGGACACAGGGACCGATATGA
- a CDS encoding DUF4177 domain-containing protein, whose translation MTKWEYATVPLLVHATKQILDTWGEDGWELVQVVPGPNNPEQLVAYLKREKQA comes from the coding sequence ATGACGAAGTGGGAATACGCGACCGTGCCCCTGCTGGTGCACGCGACGAAGCAGATTCTGGACACCTGGGGCGAGGACGGCTGGGAGCTCGTCCAGGTCGTGCCGGGCCCGAACAACCCCGAGCAGCTGGTGGCCTACCTGAAGCGGGAGAAGCAGGCATGA
- a CDS encoding phage holin family protein, whose amino-acid sequence MSTADDGAARGTDRSLGELVAHATTEVSALVHDEIALAKAELRNDVKRAGVGGLAGGAAAIVLLFSLPMLSFALAYGIQAWSGWHLSVCFLLSFAANVLVAGLLGLIALVFFKKAKAGKGPQKTVASAKQTAAVLGNVKPHPRPAVEEHPAVESVTRSAV is encoded by the coding sequence ATGAGCACAGCAGACGACGGCGCGGCCCGCGGCACGGACCGCAGCCTCGGAGAGCTGGTGGCCCACGCCACCACCGAAGTGTCCGCACTGGTCCACGACGAGATCGCGCTGGCCAAGGCCGAGCTGCGGAACGACGTGAAGCGGGCCGGCGTCGGCGGACTCGCGGGCGGGGCGGCGGCGATCGTGCTGCTGTTCTCGCTGCCGATGCTCAGCTTCGCGCTGGCCTACGGCATCCAGGCGTGGAGCGGCTGGCACCTCTCGGTCTGCTTCCTGCTCTCCTTCGCGGCCAACGTGCTCGTTGCCGGGCTGCTGGGCCTGATCGCCCTGGTGTTCTTCAAGAAGGCCAAGGCGGGCAAGGGCCCCCAGAAGACCGTCGCGTCGGCCAAGCAGACCGCGGCCGTCCTGGGGAACGTCAAGCCGCACCCGCGGCCGGCCGTGGAGGAGCACCCGGCGGTCGAGAGTGTGACACGCTCGGCCGTATGA
- a CDS encoding MarP family serine protease, whose translation MNVLDILLLVAAVWFAVVGYRQGFVVGILSVIGFLGGGLIAVYLLPVIWNEVTEDATPGSFAAIAAVAIVIVCASVGQALTTHLGNKLRRYITWSPARALDATGGALVNVVAMLLVAWLIGSALAGTSLPTLGKEVRNSKVLLGVSRVIPAQAGTWFADFSSVLAQNGFPQVFTPFSNEPIQEVRPPDPALAGSPVAARAKQSIVKVVGTASSCAKVLEGSGFVFAPHRVMTNAHVVGGVTEPTVQIGGEGQRYDAKVVLYDWQRDIAVLDVPELQAPALRFTDRDAQRDNSAIVAGFPENGGYDVRSARVRGRIQANGPDIYHRDTVARDVYSLYATVRQGNSGGPLLTPDGEVYGVVFAKSLDDDSTGYALTADEVRSDVERGRTAQRPVDSQGCAM comes from the coding sequence GTGAACGTCCTGGACATCCTGCTGTTGGTCGCCGCCGTGTGGTTCGCGGTCGTCGGTTATCGCCAAGGTTTCGTCGTCGGCATCCTGTCCGTGATCGGGTTCCTCGGCGGCGGCCTGATCGCGGTCTACCTGCTGCCCGTGATCTGGAACGAAGTGACCGAGGACGCCACACCGGGCTCCTTCGCCGCCATCGCGGCGGTCGCGATCGTGATCGTGTGCGCTTCCGTGGGGCAGGCGCTCACCACCCACCTGGGCAACAAGCTCCGGAGATACATCACCTGGTCACCGGCGCGCGCCCTGGACGCCACGGGCGGCGCGCTGGTGAACGTCGTGGCGATGCTGCTGGTGGCCTGGCTCATCGGCTCGGCCCTCGCGGGCACGTCGCTGCCCACGCTGGGCAAGGAGGTACGCAACTCCAAGGTGCTGCTCGGCGTCTCCCGGGTGATCCCGGCGCAGGCCGGCACCTGGTTCGCCGACTTCTCCTCCGTCCTCGCGCAGAACGGCTTCCCGCAGGTCTTCACGCCGTTCTCGAACGAGCCGATCCAGGAGGTCCGGCCGCCCGACCCGGCGCTGGCCGGCAGCCCCGTCGCCGCACGGGCCAAGCAGAGCATCGTGAAGGTCGTCGGCACGGCGAGCAGTTGCGCGAAGGTCCTCGAAGGCAGCGGCTTCGTCTTCGCCCCGCACCGCGTCATGACCAACGCGCACGTCGTGGGCGGCGTGACCGAGCCGACCGTGCAGATCGGCGGCGAGGGGCAGCGGTACGACGCGAAGGTCGTGCTCTACGACTGGCAGCGCGACATCGCCGTGCTGGACGTCCCCGAGCTGCAGGCGCCCGCGCTGCGCTTCACCGACCGGGACGCGCAGCGTGACAACAGCGCCATCGTCGCCGGCTTCCCGGAGAACGGCGGCTACGACGTCCGCTCGGCCCGCGTCCGCGGCCGCATCCAGGCCAACGGCCCGGACATCTACCACCGCGACACGGTCGCCCGCGATGTGTACTCCCTCTACGCCACGGTCCGGCAGGGCAACTCCGGCGGCCCGCTGCTCACCCCGGACGGCGAGGTCTACGGCGTGGTCTTCGCCAAGTCCCTGGACGACGACAGCACGGGGTACGCCCTGACGGCCGACGAGGTCCGCTCCGATGTCGAGCGGGGCCGTACTGCCCAGCGACCGGTCGACAGCCAGGGCTGCGCGATGTGA
- a CDS encoding ArsA family ATPase — MTSEYTTLDASAPHLDVDTLLDDPQTRIIVCCGAGGVGKTTTAAALGVRAAERGRRAVVLTIDPARRLAQSMGISELDNIPRQVKDVRGPEGRGELYAMMLDMKRTFDEIVEAHADKERARAILENPFYQSLSAGFAGTQEYMAMEKLGQLRSRDEWDLIIVDTPPSRSALDFLDAPKRLGSFLDGKFIRVLMAPAKVGGRAGMKFLNVGMSMMTGTLSKLMGGQLLKDVQTFVAAMDTMFGGFRTRADATYRLLQAPGTAFLVVAAPERDALREAAYFVERLAAEQMPLAGLVLNRVHGSGADQLSAERALAAAEALTDLAGAEDSASVDGEDAENLDEGGIVDLGGGKAGSRTADAPSPAAPALQEHDPSVTPESKQSPEARSARLAAGLLTLHAERMQVLARERRTRDRFTALHPEVPVAEIAALPGDVHDVAGLREIGDRLASGHADEAYDDAS; from the coding sequence ATGACATCGGAGTACACGACCTTGGACGCTTCGGCTCCGCATCTGGACGTGGACACGCTGCTCGACGACCCGCAGACCCGCATCATCGTCTGCTGTGGCGCGGGCGGCGTCGGGAAGACCACCACGGCGGCCGCGCTGGGCGTCCGCGCGGCGGAGCGCGGCCGGAGGGCCGTCGTCCTCACCATCGACCCGGCCCGCCGGCTCGCGCAGTCGATGGGCATCTCCGAGCTGGACAACATCCCGCGGCAGGTCAAGGACGTACGCGGCCCCGAAGGCCGCGGCGAGCTGTACGCGATGATGCTGGACATGAAGCGCACGTTCGACGAGATCGTCGAGGCGCACGCGGACAAGGAGCGGGCCAGGGCCATCCTGGAGAACCCCTTCTACCAGTCCCTGTCGGCCGGATTCGCCGGCACGCAGGAGTACATGGCCATGGAGAAGCTGGGCCAGCTGCGCTCCCGCGACGAGTGGGACCTGATCATCGTCGACACCCCGCCGAGCCGGTCCGCGCTGGACTTCCTGGACGCGCCCAAGCGGCTGGGGTCCTTCCTGGACGGCAAGTTCATCCGCGTCCTGATGGCGCCCGCGAAGGTCGGCGGCCGGGCCGGGATGAAGTTCCTCAACGTCGGCATGTCGATGATGACCGGCACGCTGAGCAAGCTGATGGGCGGCCAGCTGCTCAAGGACGTCCAGACGTTCGTGGCCGCCATGGACACCATGTTCGGCGGCTTCCGCACCCGCGCGGACGCCACGTACCGGCTGCTGCAGGCACCCGGTACGGCCTTCCTCGTGGTGGCCGCGCCGGAGCGGGACGCGCTGCGCGAGGCGGCGTACTTCGTGGAGCGGCTGGCCGCCGAACAGATGCCGCTGGCCGGCCTCGTGCTGAACCGCGTACACGGCAGCGGGGCCGACCAGTTGAGCGCCGAGCGGGCGCTGGCGGCGGCCGAGGCGCTGACCGACCTGGCCGGAGCAGAAGATTCCGCTTCGGTGGACGGGGAAGACGCCGAAAATCTTGACGAGGGCGGAATTGTGGATCTCGGAGGCGGGAAGGCTGGATCACGTACCGCCGACGCTCCCTCCCCCGCTGCGCCGGCGCTGCAAGAGCACGATCCCTCCGTAACTCCCGAATCGAAGCAGTCCCCCGAGGCCCGGTCGGCGCGACTCGCCGCCGGCCTGCTGACCCTGCACGCCGAACGCATGCAGGTTCTGGCGCGCGAGCGGCGCACCCGCGACCGCTTCACCGCGCTGCACCCGGAGGTACCGGTGGCCGAGATCGCCGCGCTGCCCGGTGACGTCCATGACGTCGCGGGGCTGCGGGAGATCGGCGACCGCCTCGCGTCCGGGCACGCCGACGAGGCGTACGACGACGCGAGCTAG
- a CDS encoding NUDIX hydrolase, with protein MSTTTNGQWYPPEWPDRIRALASGELTPVTPRRAATVMLLRDSGHGPAVHMLRRRASMAFAGGAYAYPGGSVDLRDERPVAWAGPARTEWAARLDVEESVAQAVVCAAVRETFEEAGVLLAGPSADTVVADTTGDDWEADRAALVARELSFADFLDRRGLVLRSDLLGAWARWITPEFEPRRYDTWFFVAALPEGQRTRNASTEADRTVWTRPAEAAAGYDRGELLMMPPTIATLRTLEPYGSASEALAASARQDLTPVLARAELVAGEIVLSWPGHEEFTKHIPSGAAAGHGGAASGSPEGPAA; from the coding sequence ATGTCGACGACGACCAATGGCCAGTGGTACCCGCCCGAATGGCCGGACCGGATCCGGGCCCTCGCCAGTGGGGAGCTGACGCCGGTCACGCCCCGAAGAGCGGCGACCGTCATGCTCCTGCGCGACTCCGGCCACGGCCCGGCCGTCCACATGCTGCGCCGGCGCGCCTCGATGGCCTTCGCGGGCGGCGCGTACGCGTATCCGGGCGGCTCCGTCGATCTCCGGGACGAGCGGCCGGTCGCCTGGGCCGGGCCCGCGCGAACCGAGTGGGCCGCCCGGCTGGACGTCGAGGAGTCCGTGGCACAGGCGGTGGTGTGCGCGGCGGTCCGCGAGACTTTCGAGGAGGCCGGTGTACTGCTCGCGGGGCCGTCGGCAGACACCGTCGTGGCCGACACCACCGGGGACGACTGGGAGGCCGACCGCGCCGCTCTGGTGGCCCGTGAGCTGTCGTTCGCCGACTTCCTGGACCGCCGGGGCCTGGTGCTGCGCAGTGACCTCCTGGGGGCCTGGGCGCGCTGGATCACCCCCGAGTTCGAGCCGCGGCGCTACGACACCTGGTTCTTCGTGGCCGCGCTGCCCGAAGGCCAGCGCACCCGTAACGCGTCCACCGAGGCCGACCGCACGGTGTGGACCCGGCCCGCCGAGGCGGCGGCCGGCTACGACCGCGGCGAGCTGCTGATGATGCCGCCGACCATCGCCACGCTGCGCACCCTGGAGCCGTACGGCAGCGCCTCCGAAGCGCTCGCCGCGTCCGCCCGGCAGGACCTCACGCCCGTACTGGCGCGTGCGGAGCTCGTCGCGGGCGAGATCGTGCTGAGCTGGCCCGGCCACGAAGAGTTCACCAAACACATCCCCTCGGGCGCGGCGGCCGGCCACGGTGGCGCCGCGTCCGGCTCCCCCGAAGGGCCCGCCGCATGA
- the nth gene encoding endonuclease III, whose product MKKSAAKESAAEKTAPAGAPAKTAAKTPAKTPAKKAASAKAPAEKAAPAKKPESRVALVRRARRMNRELAEVYPYAHPELDFRNSFELLVATVLSAQTTDLRVNQTTPALFAAYPTPEDMAAADPEALEELIRPTGFFRAKARSLLGLSAALRDRFGGEVPGRLEDLVTLPGVGRKTANVVLGNAFGVPGLTVDTHFGRLVRRFGWTTQQDPEKVEAEIAEIFPKSEWTMLSHRLIFHGRRVCHSRKPACGACPVAPLCPSYGEGETDPEKAKKLLKYEMGGKPGQRLRPPADFPGEPAPPLGAG is encoded by the coding sequence GTGAAGAAGTCCGCCGCCAAGGAATCCGCCGCCGAGAAGACCGCCCCCGCCGGGGCCCCGGCCAAGACCGCGGCCAAGACACCGGCCAAGACCCCGGCCAAGAAGGCCGCTTCCGCCAAGGCACCCGCCGAGAAGGCAGCGCCCGCCAAGAAGCCCGAGTCCCGTGTCGCGCTGGTCCGTCGCGCCCGCCGGATGAACCGCGAGCTCGCCGAGGTGTATCCGTACGCCCACCCCGAGCTGGACTTCCGTAACTCCTTCGAGCTGCTGGTCGCCACGGTCCTGTCGGCCCAGACCACCGACCTCCGGGTCAACCAGACCACCCCGGCCCTCTTCGCCGCGTATCCGACGCCCGAGGACATGGCCGCCGCCGACCCCGAGGCGCTGGAGGAGCTGATCCGCCCGACCGGCTTCTTCCGGGCCAAGGCGAGGTCGCTGCTCGGCCTGTCGGCCGCGCTGCGCGACCGGTTCGGCGGTGAGGTCCCCGGCCGCCTGGAGGACCTGGTCACCCTGCCCGGCGTGGGCCGCAAGACCGCCAATGTGGTGCTGGGCAACGCCTTCGGCGTCCCCGGGCTCACGGTCGACACGCACTTCGGGCGGCTGGTCCGCCGCTTCGGCTGGACCACCCAGCAGGATCCGGAGAAGGTCGAGGCGGAGATCGCCGAGATCTTCCCCAAGAGCGAGTGGACGATGCTCTCGCACCGCCTGATCTTCCACGGCCGCCGCGTGTGCCACTCCCGCAAGCCCGCCTGCGGAGCCTGCCCCGTCGCGCCGCTGTGCCCGTCGTACGGCGAGGGCGAGACCGACCCCGAGAAGGCGAAGAAGCTGCTCAAGTACGAGATGGGCGGCAAGCCGGGACAGCGGCTGCGGCCCCCGGCCGACTTCCCCGGTGAGCCCGCGCCGCCTCTGGGGGCCGGATGA
- a CDS encoding MBL fold metallo-hydrolase, translating to MTDAAALPGQPRGGVISGAATARAHCVLAPNPSAMTLDGTNTWIVAEPDSDRAVVIDPGPLDEGHLKTVVDTVERAGRRVELTLLTHGHPDHAEGAARFAELTRTPVRALDPALRLGDEGLAAGDVITTGGLELRVVPTPGHTADSLSFHLPADAAVLTGDTVLGRGTTVVAHPDGRLGDYLDSLRLLRSLTVDDGVTTVLPGHGPVLNDAQGAVEYYLAHRAKRLAQVETAVEAGHRTAADVVAHVYADVDRSLWPAAELSVRAQLEYLGEHGLV from the coding sequence ATGACCGACGCAGCCGCACTCCCCGGCCAGCCGCGCGGCGGCGTCATCTCGGGCGCCGCGACCGCCCGCGCGCACTGCGTACTGGCCCCGAACCCGTCCGCGATGACCCTGGACGGCACCAACACCTGGATCGTCGCCGAGCCGGACTCCGACCGCGCCGTGGTCATCGACCCGGGGCCGCTGGACGAGGGGCACCTGAAGACGGTCGTCGACACCGTCGAGAGGGCCGGCCGGCGCGTCGAGCTCACCCTGCTCACTCACGGGCACCCCGACCACGCCGAAGGCGCCGCCCGCTTCGCCGAGCTGACGCGTACGCCCGTACGGGCCCTGGACCCCGCGCTGCGCCTCGGGGACGAGGGCCTCGCCGCGGGGGACGTGATCACGACCGGCGGCCTGGAGCTGCGCGTCGTGCCCACGCCGGGGCACACCGCCGACTCGCTCTCGTTCCACCTCCCGGCCGACGCGGCGGTGCTGACCGGTGACACGGTCCTGGGGCGGGGGACGACCGTGGTGGCGCATCCGGACGGCCGTCTCGGCGACTACCTGGACTCGCTGCGGCTGCTGCGCTCCCTGACGGTCGACGACGGCGTGACCACGGTCCTGCCGGGACACGGGCCGGTGCTGAACGACGCGCAGGGCGCCGTGGAGTACTACCTGGCGCACCGGGCCAAGCGGCTCGCCCAGGTGGAGACCGCGGTCGAGGCGGGGCACCGTACGGCCGCCGACGTCGTCGCCCACGTGTACGCCGACGTCGACCGCTCCCTGTGGCCCGCGGCCGAGCTGTCCGTACGGGCGCAGCTGGAGTACCTGGGGGAGCACGGCCTGGTCTGA
- a CDS encoding alpha/beta fold hydrolase encodes MTASETSPAPSPASVVRLDVPGGHEVTHRDVAANGARFHIAEMGDGPLVLLLHGFPQFWWTWRYQLPALAEAGFRAVAMDLRGVGGSDRTPRGYDPANLALDITGVVRSLGEPDAALVGHDLGGYLAWTAAVMRPKLVRRLAVASMPHPRRWRSAMLSDAKQTRRSSHIWSFQRPWLPERALVADDAALVGRLIRDWSGPRLPEDEAVDAYRRAMTIPSTAHCSIEPYRWMVRSMARPDGIQFNRRMKWPVRVPTLHLHGSLDPVMRTRSAAGSGEYVEAPYRWRLFDGLGHFPHEEDPVAFTTELINWLKDPEPDR; translated from the coding sequence ATGACGGCTTCCGAAACCTCGCCGGCTCCCTCGCCCGCGTCGGTCGTACGGCTCGACGTCCCCGGCGGGCACGAAGTGACGCACCGGGACGTCGCGGCCAACGGTGCGCGCTTCCACATCGCCGAGATGGGCGACGGGCCGCTGGTCCTGCTGTTGCACGGCTTCCCGCAGTTCTGGTGGACCTGGCGGTACCAGCTGCCCGCGCTCGCCGAGGCGGGCTTCCGGGCGGTGGCGATGGACCTGCGGGGCGTGGGCGGCAGCGACCGCACGCCCCGCGGCTACGACCCGGCCAACCTCGCGCTGGACATCACCGGCGTGGTGCGTTCGCTCGGCGAGCCGGACGCCGCGCTCGTCGGGCACGACCTGGGCGGCTACCTGGCCTGGACGGCCGCGGTGATGCGGCCCAAGCTCGTACGGCGGCTCGCGGTGGCCTCGATGCCGCACCCGCGGCGCTGGCGCTCGGCCATGCTCTCCGACGCCAAACAGACCCGCCGGTCCTCGCACATCTGGAGTTTCCAGCGGCCCTGGCTGCCCGAGCGGGCCCTGGTGGCGGACGACGCGGCGCTGGTCGGCCGGCTGATCCGGGACTGGTCCGGGCCGCGGCTGCCCGAGGACGAGGCGGTCGACGCGTACCGGCGGGCGATGACCATCCCGTCCACGGCGCACTGCTCGATCGAGCCGTACCGCTGGATGGTGCGGTCGATGGCGCGGCCGGACGGGATCCAGTTCAACCGCCGGATGAAATGGCCGGTACGGGTACCGACGCTGCACCTGCACGGTTCGCTCGACCCGGTGATGCGTACCCGCAGCGCGGCCGGCTCCGGGGAGTACGTCGAGGCGCCGTACCGCTGGCGGCTCTTCGACGGCCTGGGGCACTTCCCCCACGAGGAGGATCCGGTCGCCTTCACCACCGAGCTCATCAACTGGCTGAAGGATCCCGAGCCGGACCGGTGA